A portion of the Sphaerochaeta pleomorpha str. Grapes genome contains these proteins:
- a CDS encoding phosphonoacetaldehyde reductase — MSEQTIILGDKHCQKLKSILHQHSAKRFLLVCGSSFQTLPIAHAFESLGIPYSIFNSFGSNPKYEDIVKGVDFFRSESCDFIVAVGGGSCLDVAKCIKLFSSLEPGSMYLKQEYKENSIPLLAIPTTAGTGSESTRYAIIYYRGEKHSVVHESLVPAYAILEPSVLEGLPLYQKKCTMLDAFCQAVESWWSLSATDESKAYAKKAVVLFLNHYAEFLANYSEGNEGMLLASNWAGQAINITQTTAPHAMSYKLSSLFSLPHGHAVALCFPVVWQYMLENLEASNKDRGEKYFEHLFNEIASTMGFSYPLQAITWFEKLLENLGITPPIDPDSSVLPKLVKSVNLDRLKNSPVGMDSETLERLYRQVLKMQDS, encoded by the coding sequence ATGTCAGAACAAACCATCATCCTAGGCGACAAGCATTGCCAGAAACTCAAATCCATCTTGCACCAACACAGTGCAAAGCGCTTCTTGTTAGTCTGTGGTTCATCCTTCCAGACTCTGCCCATTGCGCACGCTTTTGAGTCTTTGGGAATTCCCTATTCTATATTCAATTCCTTTGGTTCCAATCCCAAGTATGAGGATATCGTCAAGGGAGTTGATTTTTTCCGCTCAGAATCCTGTGATTTCATCGTAGCGGTTGGGGGTGGCAGCTGCCTGGATGTAGCAAAATGCATCAAGCTCTTTAGCTCCCTGGAACCAGGTTCGATGTACTTGAAACAGGAATATAAGGAAAACTCAATTCCCCTGTTAGCCATACCTACCACAGCGGGGACAGGGAGTGAATCGACACGGTATGCCATTATCTATTACCGTGGGGAGAAACACTCGGTGGTGCATGAAAGCCTGGTACCTGCCTATGCAATCTTGGAGCCAAGCGTACTGGAAGGACTGCCGCTCTACCAAAAGAAATGCACTATGCTCGATGCCTTTTGCCAGGCAGTAGAGTCGTGGTGGTCGCTCAGTGCCACCGATGAGAGCAAAGCCTATGCCAAAAAGGCAGTGGTTTTGTTCCTGAACCACTACGCTGAGTTCTTGGCCAACTATTCTGAGGGCAATGAAGGAATGCTCCTTGCTTCCAACTGGGCAGGACAAGCGATCAATATCACACAGACTACAGCCCCCCATGCAATGAGCTATAAGCTTTCCTCACTGTTTTCTTTGCCCCATGGGCATGCGGTAGCTCTGTGTTTCCCGGTAGTCTGGCAGTACATGCTGGAAAACCTAGAGGCAAGTAACAAAGACAGGGGCGAGAAGTATTTCGAACATCTGTTCAACGAGATAGCCAGTACCATGGGGTTTTCGTATCCCTTGCAGGCCATCACGTGGTTTGAGAAGTTATTGGAGAACCTTGGCATTACGCCTCCGATTGACCCTGATAGCAGCGTACTTCCCAAGCTGGTAAAATCAGTGAACTTGGACCGGTTGAAGAATTCCCCGGTGGGAATGGATAGCGAAACTTTGGAAAGGTTGTATAGGCAAGTGTTGAAAATGCAAGATTCCTGA
- a CDS encoding RNA-binding domain-containing protein yields MNIRSAMEAYGYGRLKSVKYKTERIEFKSQWSEAFCKEVIAFANSDGGYLYIGVDDTGTQVGVADVDETYNLITNVIRDSILPDITMFIKYTLQENHVICLEISEGANKPYYLHRKGLKPSGVYVRQGSSSVPASPEQIRQMIRNADGDAYEDMRSLVQDLTFKQAKETFAQKSVAFQKEQFPRLGMCDLSGLFTNVGLLLSDQCEHSIMVAVYADEAKTLFKDTREFKGSVLKQLESTYSYLMLCNQNQAKITGLDRVDRFDYPAEAIREALLNAIVHRDYAYSGSIIINIIGSQMEFISIGGLVSGLTIADIGTGISQPRNRHLADIFHRLGFVESYGTGVRKIHELYKDFKEPVRIEVTPNTFKMILPNQNKTMGKESDVVSAKEPLVNRELSPQTRQIFDQIIRNGFTTDEEVQKLLGIKKTRAYILVKQMIDAGLLEVRGRGIGKKYLIKAPSLDVK; encoded by the coding sequence GTGAATATTCGTTCTGCCATGGAAGCGTATGGTTACGGGAGGTTGAAATCAGTGAAATATAAGACCGAGAGAATCGAATTCAAGAGCCAATGGAGTGAGGCCTTCTGTAAGGAAGTCATTGCCTTTGCGAATTCAGATGGAGGATATCTATACATCGGAGTTGATGATACTGGCACCCAAGTAGGCGTGGCAGATGTTGATGAAACCTATAATCTGATCACCAACGTAATCAGGGACAGTATTCTTCCGGATATTACCATGTTCATCAAGTATACGCTTCAAGAAAATCATGTGATTTGCCTTGAAATCAGTGAAGGTGCCAACAAACCGTATTATTTACATAGGAAGGGCTTAAAACCTTCTGGGGTGTATGTGAGGCAAGGCTCTTCTTCAGTGCCTGCTTCGCCAGAACAGATACGGCAGATGATCAGGAATGCGGATGGAGATGCGTATGAGGATATGCGTTCATTGGTACAGGACCTCACTTTTAAGCAAGCCAAGGAAACGTTTGCCCAAAAGTCTGTAGCTTTTCAAAAAGAACAGTTCCCAAGGCTTGGAATGTGTGACCTCTCTGGATTATTTACAAACGTGGGTCTGTTGCTTTCCGATCAGTGTGAGCATTCGATAATGGTCGCTGTATATGCTGATGAAGCGAAAACCCTATTCAAAGATACCAGAGAATTCAAAGGGTCAGTGCTCAAGCAACTGGAAAGTACGTATTCCTATCTCATGCTGTGCAACCAGAACCAAGCAAAGATTACTGGCTTGGATCGTGTTGACCGTTTCGACTATCCAGCGGAGGCTATTCGTGAAGCGCTCTTGAATGCAATCGTACATCGAGACTATGCCTATAGTGGGAGCATTATTATCAATATCATAGGGAGTCAGATGGAATTTATTTCAATCGGTGGACTTGTTTCAGGTTTGACTATCGCAGATATCGGAACTGGTATCTCCCAGCCTCGAAATCGTCATCTTGCCGATATTTTCCATCGGCTTGGTTTTGTAGAATCCTATGGGACGGGGGTTCGCAAGATACACGAGCTCTATAAAGACTTCAAAGAGCCTGTTCGAATCGAAGTCACCCCAAACACATTTAAGATGATTCTTCCAAACCAGAATAAAACCATGGGAAAAGAAAGCGACGTTGTTTCTGCAAAGGAACCTCTGGTCAATCGAGAGCTTTCACCCCAAACAAGGCAGATTTTTGACCAGATTATACGTAATGGTTTTACAACCGATGAAGAGGTTCAGAAATTGCTCGGTATTAAGAAGACACGAGCCTATATTTTGGTCAAGCAGATGATTGATGCTGGATTGCTTGAAGTGCGTGGGCGGGGGATTGGCAAAAAGTATTTGATAAAGGCTCCTTCTTTAGACGTCAAATAG
- a CDS encoding DUF6259 domain-containing protein, whose amino-acid sequence MEFMHEVGTFEETIQNEWYTVSVDNHGRLIHLERRGSGYGNIVCDPGPGLFRAVLKNKENWEDVAGSENQRYAIRVEGNTIFLTTGFLQTRDRKASVEVTLVISLDGKKIVFEADIKNNEDGLVTDVYYPCVGGISTLKGGKPSLLWPDCAGQKIDNIAESLGSQGEWGGPQVLKASYPGSLSMQWMSLVDDDEVLYYAGHDSLFHTSSLRVVSIEALKGRQVLLETDKMAFVRQGETWHCPSCILSLYKGTWREGADEYVSWCKTWRKPVKKIKWAQDMNGYFLVIAKQQYGDELWDYASLPSLYDYAKTYGCDVLGLFGWFDSGHDNQYPDLTVSLTLGGAEVLKQKIREIQADGGRITLYYQGHLMDVKSKFYEEKGKELEGRNIWDTPYYEDYSKSHASDFLSFFSKKKFSTVCPSCTEWHDLMVEKAKWVASFGPDGILYDQIGGMPSYPCFNEKHQHMHNRPSLSYTQGRLALLKKIHDQARTLGDEFIFMTEHETDVYSQFPDILHGIGICPPSRNKMKKAGDSWTSLSSSAPQMFRYCFPEIIMTLRNPNPFLDRRYVNYAIAFGFRFEMEIRYLGDRQVLVDNEQSEMALYARKAGALRRKYKDMLLEGLFRDQENIQNENPQVYCSLFEGKARSCLVLWNDTVTTQTVSLSYKNKTITGWETIDANGEGIPKEIDGDTFMILLLA is encoded by the coding sequence ATGGAATTCATGCATGAGGTCGGTACGTTCGAAGAAACCATTCAAAATGAATGGTATACGGTATCGGTGGATAATCATGGACGACTGATTCATTTGGAACGTAGGGGAAGCGGGTATGGAAATATTGTCTGTGATCCAGGACCTGGTTTGTTCCGCGCGGTGTTGAAAAACAAAGAGAACTGGGAAGATGTCGCAGGTAGTGAAAACCAGCGATATGCAATCAGGGTAGAAGGAAACACAATATTTTTGACAACAGGGTTTCTTCAGACAAGAGACAGGAAGGCCTCGGTAGAGGTGACTTTGGTTATCAGTCTGGATGGGAAAAAGATTGTCTTTGAAGCCGATATCAAAAATAACGAGGATGGCTTGGTCACTGATGTGTATTATCCTTGTGTCGGAGGTATTTCCACACTGAAAGGAGGGAAACCGAGTCTTTTGTGGCCGGATTGTGCGGGACAGAAAATAGACAATATTGCGGAATCTCTCGGGTCCCAAGGAGAGTGGGGAGGGCCCCAGGTTTTGAAAGCTTCCTATCCGGGTTCCTTGAGCATGCAATGGATGAGCCTCGTTGATGATGATGAGGTTTTGTATTATGCAGGCCATGATAGTCTATTCCATACAAGCTCGCTACGTGTGGTCAGCATAGAAGCTCTGAAGGGGCGGCAGGTACTACTGGAGACAGACAAAATGGCTTTTGTACGTCAGGGCGAAACTTGGCATTGCCCTTCCTGCATCCTGTCGCTGTACAAAGGTACTTGGAGGGAAGGTGCCGATGAATACGTTTCCTGGTGCAAGACTTGGAGAAAACCAGTAAAAAAGATCAAATGGGCACAGGATATGAATGGGTATTTTCTGGTAATCGCCAAGCAGCAATATGGTGACGAGCTCTGGGATTATGCATCGCTTCCTTCCTTGTATGACTATGCAAAGACGTACGGCTGTGATGTCCTCGGCCTGTTTGGCTGGTTTGATTCAGGGCATGACAACCAATATCCTGATCTCACTGTTTCTCTGACGCTCGGGGGAGCAGAGGTGTTAAAACAGAAAATACGCGAAATCCAGGCCGATGGGGGCCGTATTACGTTGTATTATCAAGGACATCTGATGGATGTGAAGTCGAAGTTTTATGAAGAGAAGGGAAAGGAGCTTGAAGGAAGGAACATCTGGGATACTCCCTACTATGAAGATTACTCGAAATCTCACGCTAGTGATTTCCTCTCATTTTTTTCCAAAAAGAAATTTTCCACGGTTTGCCCATCTTGTACCGAATGGCATGATTTAATGGTTGAAAAAGCAAAATGGGTAGCTTCCTTTGGTCCCGACGGAATCCTCTACGACCAGATCGGAGGTATGCCCTCTTATCCCTGTTTCAATGAAAAGCACCAGCATATGCATAATCGTCCTTCTCTTTCCTATACACAGGGAAGGCTCGCGTTGCTTAAAAAGATTCATGACCAAGCCAGAACCCTTGGGGATGAGTTCATATTTATGACTGAGCATGAAACGGATGTGTATTCCCAGTTCCCTGATATTCTGCATGGAATAGGGATTTGTCCTCCTTCTCGTAATAAAATGAAGAAAGCAGGGGATTCCTGGACTTCTCTTTCCAGTTCTGCCCCCCAGATGTTCAGGTACTGTTTTCCAGAGATCATCATGACCCTCCGTAATCCTAATCCGTTTCTTGACCGTAGATATGTCAATTATGCGATTGCCTTTGGTTTCCGGTTTGAGATGGAAATACGATACCTGGGTGACAGGCAGGTCTTGGTTGACAATGAGCAGTCCGAAATGGCGCTGTACGCAAGAAAGGCAGGCGCGCTGCGTAGGAAATACAAGGATATGTTGCTTGAAGGTTTGTTCAGGGACCAAGAGAATATTCAAAACGAGAATCCCCAAGTCTATTGTTCCTTGTTTGAAGGGAAGGCTCGGTCCTGTCTGGTTCTCTGGAATGACACGGTAACTACCCAAACGGTTTCACTTTCCTATAAAAACAAGACCATTACGGGTTGGGAAACAATAGATGCAAACGGTGAGGGGATTCCCAAAGAAATTGACGGGGATACGTTCATGATTCTTTTATTGGCGTAA
- a CDS encoding beta-galactosidase → MDTSIALTDLSIVSGEKDETSQTLRILPNDKDFFCLTYKKPSNRDIWNPDRYLCIDLIIDTDRMPTVYFDFVSHSDGTEHILSVYYFLIPTARVKMVVKLSELDSHRYFTPTYPGSFKGHVRGEPTCIDSIDEIRIRMGTAVGFQSVEIFSLCLKDTLGDMQVLGHPLVDEMGQRKGYQWPGKMESVNEMVSYLRTELANAKGASSYPSGWSRYGGYRKLKFDATGYFHSHHDGKRWWLVDPDGYAFLSNGICYGARMGVHGFVDQMEDLFDWLPDPDDAMWKDCWTEASKIPEFVKRNGKESGKGRRMFNFARANMIRAFGPDAWWDAWVTINAARIRRWGFNTIGVGVNTYTDEHVEAFLEKANIPFVLTLKDFPLTKKTIYRDFPDVFSEEYRLASKTFAEQQLAAYRGNPLLIGYFITNEPEWLFQQTTNPAERLLAQDGDSASKNALIDFLQKRYGDIMYLNEAWNLDLQSFSDLKKPMEHADMYSEQSKKDLLDFRDILIQKYCEVPSVAAREVDPEHLNLGMRYSQLTPMEFAGNDAFDVCSFNCYRPSPRPMLDILKEKANCPGLIGEWHIAAREMRNFATGLVSSPTQEERTKAIRYYFEQAVSHVSCVGLHYFEMNDQPVLGRFDGECMQHGLISIANVPYASLSKAMEEFAQTMYELANGDLEPIQEKGAIYGIHA, encoded by the coding sequence TTGGATACTTCGATTGCATTGACTGACCTTTCGATAGTCTCAGGAGAAAAAGATGAAACATCCCAAACTCTTAGGATATTGCCTAACGATAAGGATTTTTTCTGTCTGACATATAAAAAACCTAGCAACAGGGACATCTGGAATCCCGATAGGTACCTGTGCATTGACCTTATCATCGATACCGATCGAATGCCGACTGTATATTTTGACTTTGTAAGCCATAGTGATGGTACAGAACATATACTTTCGGTCTATTACTTCCTTATTCCTACGGCACGGGTGAAAATGGTGGTAAAGCTTTCAGAATTGGATTCGCACCGATATTTTACCCCAACGTACCCAGGGTCTTTCAAAGGGCATGTCCGCGGAGAACCGACATGTATCGATTCGATTGATGAGATTCGGATTCGCATGGGAACGGCTGTAGGGTTTCAGAGCGTAGAAATCTTTTCGCTATGCCTGAAAGACACTCTTGGCGATATGCAGGTACTAGGGCATCCGTTGGTTGATGAAATGGGGCAACGGAAGGGATATCAATGGCCAGGAAAGATGGAATCAGTCAATGAGATGGTTTCCTATCTGAGAACAGAGCTTGCGAATGCAAAGGGTGCGTCTTCGTATCCTTCCGGATGGAGTCGGTATGGCGGATACAGGAAACTGAAATTCGATGCTACCGGATATTTCCATTCACACCACGACGGAAAACGTTGGTGGCTGGTAGACCCCGATGGCTATGCATTTCTCAGCAACGGTATCTGTTATGGGGCCAGGATGGGGGTGCATGGGTTTGTAGACCAGATGGAAGACCTATTTGATTGGCTGCCGGACCCTGATGATGCAATGTGGAAGGACTGTTGGACAGAAGCTTCAAAAATTCCTGAATTTGTAAAAAGGAATGGAAAAGAAAGCGGAAAAGGCCGGCGGATGTTCAATTTTGCACGGGCAAACATGATCAGGGCTTTTGGCCCAGATGCTTGGTGGGATGCCTGGGTAACCATAAATGCGGCAAGGATTCGTCGTTGGGGATTTAATACGATTGGTGTTGGGGTGAACACCTATACGGATGAGCATGTGGAGGCCTTCCTTGAAAAGGCCAACATCCCTTTCGTTTTGACGCTGAAAGATTTTCCATTGACCAAGAAAACAATTTACCGGGATTTTCCCGATGTGTTCAGTGAGGAATATAGGCTTGCATCCAAAACATTTGCCGAGCAACAGCTTGCAGCCTATCGGGGAAATCCCCTGCTCATCGGGTATTTTATTACCAACGAGCCGGAATGGCTATTCCAGCAAACTACCAATCCTGCCGAGAGACTGTTGGCCCAAGACGGGGATTCTGCGAGTAAGAATGCCCTCATCGATTTTCTGCAAAAAAGATATGGGGATATCATGTACCTGAATGAAGCCTGGAATCTGGATTTGCAGAGTTTTTCTGATTTGAAAAAACCCATGGAACATGCTGATATGTATAGCGAACAATCCAAAAAGGATCTACTGGATTTCAGGGACATCCTCATTCAGAAATATTGTGAGGTCCCTTCAGTGGCCGCCAGAGAGGTTGACCCTGAACATTTGAATCTAGGTATGCGTTATAGCCAGCTTACCCCTATGGAATTTGCAGGTAATGATGCATTCGATGTGTGTTCGTTCAATTGTTATCGCCCAAGCCCTCGTCCTATGCTGGACATTCTCAAAGAGAAGGCAAATTGTCCTGGCCTTATCGGTGAGTGGCATATTGCTGCCAGGGAAATGAGGAACTTTGCAACGGGTCTGGTATCTTCCCCTACCCAAGAAGAGAGGACAAAAGCAATCCGGTATTATTTTGAACAGGCTGTTTCCCACGTATCCTGCGTAGGTTTACACTATTTTGAAATGAATGATCAGCCTGTTCTTGGGAGATTTGATGGAGAATGCATGCAGCATGGACTGATTAGCATTGCTAATGTTCCCTATGCCAGTCTTTCCAAGGCAATGGAAGAATTTGCTCAAACTATGTACGAATTAGCAAATGGGGATTTGGAACCCATACAAGAAAAGGGAGCTATTTATGGAATTCATGCATGA
- a CDS encoding extracellular solute-binding protein, producing MKKKLVLLVLLTLFCVSVFANGKTETPAGNEGPVSLTWMLYGDNTPTEENSVIKALEEKLGIDLTVIYVPEADYMSKLNTLIAARNLPDVFWMDGKKLDVVEFRDQGMLMKLDSLLDTYGQTVLSEVSDNLLKSPVNQKDGIYALTPASLNYTSNLSIRTDWLKNLGMTMPTNLDELYMVLDAFSNKDPDGNGIDDTVGYIGTMASMRTFEHIFGAFGICVDMPYLMDNGTVTTYMKAPLYLDAIKYLRKLYQNGLLDSDFATMPLMSAFEKLWTGRTGVFDFQNVGTTNNWMPGRYTEPIPPTFGFAVLAGPGGKGGAIKQYPRYQYYNAIASTCKNPEKAMELINYLYGQEGDELTYLGIEGVHYSWVDKENGKFKLLNEFVDPATYRADGAFVYNHMWPLVNTEVRTLNKQTQEGQAFAREHSIGYPNIIQSLDSLGEYGSTLRDITKEAFAQLIVTKGNLEAEYKGFVERWNNEGGLEFEKEATAAYAAQLAAEKLSN from the coding sequence ATGAAGAAAAAATTGGTTCTATTGGTTTTGTTGACTTTGTTTTGTGTGTCGGTTTTTGCAAACGGAAAAACAGAAACCCCTGCAGGGAATGAAGGACCGGTTTCTTTGACTTGGATGCTATATGGAGACAATACCCCTACTGAGGAGAATTCTGTAATCAAGGCATTAGAGGAAAAGCTAGGGATTGATTTGACTGTTATCTATGTTCCTGAGGCCGACTATATGTCAAAACTCAATACCTTGATCGCAGCAAGGAATCTCCCAGATGTTTTCTGGATGGACGGAAAGAAGCTTGATGTAGTGGAATTCAGGGATCAAGGGATGTTGATGAAACTGGATTCCCTTTTGGATACATATGGTCAGACTGTCTTATCAGAAGTCAGTGACAATCTTTTGAAATCACCGGTAAATCAAAAAGATGGTATTTATGCTTTGACCCCTGCTTCCCTGAACTATACCTCGAATCTTTCAATTAGAACTGATTGGCTGAAGAATCTAGGGATGACTATGCCAACGAACCTGGATGAACTCTATATGGTTCTCGATGCCTTCTCAAATAAGGACCCGGATGGAAACGGCATAGATGATACCGTTGGATATATCGGTACAATGGCTTCCATGAGGACGTTCGAGCATATCTTCGGGGCTTTTGGCATTTGCGTTGATATGCCGTACCTGATGGATAATGGAACGGTCACCACCTATATGAAAGCTCCTTTATATCTTGATGCCATTAAGTATCTGAGAAAACTCTACCAGAATGGCCTTTTGGATTCTGATTTTGCCACGATGCCATTGATGAGTGCCTTCGAGAAGCTCTGGACTGGAAGAACCGGGGTGTTTGATTTCCAGAATGTCGGAACCACCAATAACTGGATGCCTGGGCGGTATACCGAACCTATTCCCCCTACTTTTGGGTTTGCTGTCCTTGCTGGCCCTGGAGGGAAGGGTGGGGCAATCAAGCAATATCCTAGATACCAATATTATAACGCAATTGCTTCAACCTGCAAAAATCCGGAAAAGGCAATGGAACTGATAAATTATCTGTACGGACAAGAAGGGGACGAACTTACATACCTAGGTATTGAGGGCGTTCATTATAGCTGGGTCGATAAGGAAAATGGCAAATTCAAATTGCTGAATGAATTTGTTGATCCTGCGACCTACCGTGCCGATGGGGCCTTTGTTTATAACCATATGTGGCCATTGGTAAATACAGAGGTACGTACGTTGAATAAACAGACACAGGAAGGACAAGCCTTTGCAAGGGAACATAGTATCGGGTATCCGAATATTATACAGTCCTTGGATTCTCTCGGTGAGTATGGTTCAACACTAAGGGATATAACCAAAGAGGCTTTTGCGCAACTCATCGTGACAAAAGGAAACCTCGAGGCCGAATACAAAGGGTTTGTTGAACGTTGGAACAATGAAGGTGGTTTGGAATTTGAAAAAGAGGCGACTGCTGCCTATGCTGCCCAGCTTGCGGCAGAGAAACTCTCAAATTAA